The following are encoded in a window of Heterodontus francisci isolate sHetFra1 chromosome 2, sHetFra1.hap1, whole genome shotgun sequence genomic DNA:
- the LOC137381159 gene encoding zona pellucida sperm-binding protein 4-like, protein MELGRINWSQKLAGKPMDEQWATFKEEMIQAQSRYVPSKGKSRVNKSRAPWMTEQVVEVKIKIKKKKVVYDRCQGTISKFADGTKLGSIVNCEEESVKHQKDIDKLVEWADRWQLKFHAEKCEVIHFVKKYSLPANQVVAFCDVIFSYFYQSEIVSVWFFFPKLGSIDGFDPFALLFVTICSAQPPSLFLPADKCWISPKFRQECGFAGIAGSECVRRGCCFDVGSRDVPPCFYSLDNLPVCTKDGRVLIAISKDLTLPPVNLTTVHLKDGHGAECSPTVASVDTVLFEFALTECGTSQRLDGVDVVYETDVLAQFEILDGALGSVSRDSPFRLHVQCSYKGSQESELQLKPRVYTLSPPLPATETGILLLELRIARDAAYRSWYVASDYPILSVLREPVFVEVRVLNRNDPSLVLVLNECWASPTAEPYSQLQWKLLVNRCPFTGDNYKSRLLPLDAASHLRFPTHHKRFVVSTFTFWERVTGRPLSGEVYFHCSAEVCSPSSRENCTASCSPQRRRSTNDQSGTLVTTGPIIFLEDGERLSAGIQQEEKDAAVDSPSHVLPGVAVGVALLSVVLLVGTVAVWKMDVGHRLVSSGSDLFYQWELWNCLPDLFYPSGTYLDWASAFSLSSDYWRSYCLLLQSDHSPGIDQISLLANYGQLLELPFQAFGHTKCTQ, encoded by the exons ATGGAGCTAGGGAGAATAAATTGGAGTCAGAAGCTGGCGGGAAAACCAatggatgaacaatgggctaccttcaaagaagaaatgattcaggcacagtcgaggtatgttccgtcaaaggggaaaagtagggtaaacaaatccagagctccctggatgacagaacAGGTAGTAGAGgtaaagattaagataaagaagaagaaggttgtttatgacagatgccag ggcacaatttcaaagtttgcagatggtacaaaacttggaagcattgtgaactgtgaggaggaaagtgtaaaacatcaaaaggacatagacaagttggtggaatgggcagacaggtggcagttgAAGTtccatgcagagaaatgtgaagtgattcattttg TGAAAAaatattccctaccagccaatcaggtcgtaGCTTTCTGTgatgtcattttcagttatttttaccagag tgaAATTGTGTCCGTTTGGTTTttctttcctaaattggggtcaattgaTGGATTTGatccttttg CTTTGTTATTTGTTACAATCTGTTCTGCTCAGccgccctctctctttctgcccgctGATAAATGTTGGATATCTCCCAAATTCCGGCAAGAGTGTGGATTTGCGGGAATTGCAGGCAGTGAGTGTGTGCGGAGAGGTTGTTGCTTTGATGTTGGGAGCCGGGATGTGCCGCCGTGTTTCTATTCACTGGACAATCTGCCAG TTTGCACCAAGGATGGGCGGGTCCTGATCGCCATCTCCAAGGATTTGACGCTGCCTCCTGTAAACCTGACAACGGTGCATCTGAAGGATGGACAcggagctgagtgcagtcccaccgtgGCCTCTGTAGACACTGTGCTCTTTGAGTTCGCACTTACTGAGTGTGGCACTAGCCAGCGG CTGGACGGGGTGGACGTAGTGTATGAAACGGATGTGTTGGCTCAGTTTGAGATCTTGGATGGTGCTTTGGGATCGGTGAGCCGGGACAGCCCCTTCAG GCTCCATGTCCAGTGCAGTTACAAGGGAAGCCAGGAGTCTGAATTGCAGCTGAAGCCCCGAGTTTACACCCTTTCTCCGCCACTGCCAGCCACCGAGACCGGGATCCTGCTTCTGGAGCTGAGAATAGCGAGAG atgctgcctACCGGAGCTGGTACGTGGCCAGTGACTACCCGATCCTGAGTGTGCTCCGGGAGCCCGTGTTTGTGGAGGTTCGTGTCCTGAACCGGAACGACCCATCCCTTGTGCTGGTGCTCAATGAGTGCTGGGCGAGCCCTACTGCCGAGCCCTATTCCCAGCTTCAATGGAAGCTCCTGGTGaacag GTGCCCCTTTACTGGTGACAACTACAAAAGCCGCCTCCTCCCGCTAGACGCTGCTTCCCATTTGCGTTTCCCAACTCATCATAAGCGCTTTGTAGTCAGCACTTTCACTTTCTGGGAGCGAGTTACAGGCCGGCCTCTGAGCGGGGAG GTTTActtccactgcagtgctgaggtttGCTCCCCTTCCAGCCGAGAGAACTGCACAGCTTCCTGCAGCCCCC AGAGACGAAGAAGCACCAATGACCAGTCTGGGACCTTGGTGACCACTGGACCCATCATTTTCCTGGAAGATGGGGAGAGATTGTCTGCAGGGATCCAGCAGGAAGAGAAAG atgctgctgtggATTCCCCCTCCCATGTTCTTCCTGGAGTAGCAGTTGGGGTGGCTCTGCTCTCTGTGGTCCTGTTGGTTGggactgttgctgtgtggaaaatgGATGTAGGTCACAGG cttgtgtcctctggttctgatcTATTCTACCAATG ggagctctggaattGTTTGCCCGACCTCTTTTACCCTtcaggaacataccttgactgggcCTCAGCTTTCTCTCTTtcaag tgactactggagaagctactgccTTTTGCTCCAGTCAGATCATTCCCCAGGAATAGATCAGAtcagtctactggcaaactatggacaactcttaGAATTACCATTCCAGGCATTTGGTCACACCAAGTGCACCCAATAA